The proteins below are encoded in one region of Centropristis striata isolate RG_2023a ecotype Rhode Island chromosome 12, C.striata_1.0, whole genome shotgun sequence:
- the LOC131981949 gene encoding uncharacterized protein LOC131981949 isoform X2: MRVSCSSEGGDSPQYSWTLDGRTLTDAELLPGNTETKSITLKQHVSGQLVCSVRNDVSRVSEEEKISNCGFIFINCTSDNEMHSQWVFAANNTLCVETTTTPMITGTSGVGSTCDGRQDGKQSIETTTPTTTTETDHSLLICGVRSAVVILILIGITVYYAWKKKKNKMAEASAVRRRMLDQENSVVMVEEGSSSYENFNVVNTTS; the protein is encoded by the exons ATGAGGGTGTCCTGCTCCTCTGAGGGAGGGGACAGTCCTCAGTACAGCTGGACTCTGGATGGACGCACACTGACAGACGCTGAGCTCCTCCCAGGAAATACTGAGACTAAGAGCATCACTCTGAAACAACACGTCTCAGGACAACTGGTCTGCTCAGTCAGGAACGACGTCAGTAGAGTctcagaagaagagaagataTCTAACTGTG GCTTCATATTCATCAACTGCACCTCAGACAATGAGATGCATTCACAGTGGGTGTTTGCAGCCAATAATACTCTCTgtgttgagacaacaacaactcccatgattaCAGGAACTTCTG gTGTGGGATCCACCTGTGATGGCAGACAGGATGGAAAACAGAGTATTGAGACAACAACTCCTACCACAACGACAGAAACTG ATCACTCCCTGCTCATATGTGGTGTGCGATCAGCTGTGGTGATTCTTATATTAATCGGGATCACCGTCTATTACGcttggaagaaaaagaaaaacaagatggcCGAAGCCTCTGCCGTCCGTCGAAGGATGTTGGATCAAGAGAACTCTGTTGTGATGGTTGAAGAGGGAAGTTCCTCATATGAGAACTTTAACGTTGTGAACACAACGTCTTAA
- the LOC131981948 gene encoding uncharacterized protein LOC131981948 isoform X1 codes for MRVSCSSEGGDSPQYSWTLDGRTLTDAELLPGNTETKSITLKQHVSGQLVCSVRNDVSRVSEEEKISNCGFIFINCTSDNETHSQWVFAANNTLCVETTTTPMITETSGVETSCDGRQDGAQCYGALGGTLVLQLMDSASEIHRYQWFKNGSMILYGRKTSILTNTISIRSSFTVSNGTFRINNLSRNDGGEYKFEIFNSRGKLSEQRTLQLIIQGK; via the exons ATGAGGGTGTCCTGCTCCTCTGAGGGAGGGGACAGTCCTCAGTACAGCTGGACTCTGGATGGACGCACACTGACAGACGCTGAGCTCCTCCCAGGAAATACTGAGACTAAGAGCATCACTCTGAAACAACACGTCTCAGGACAACTGGTCTGCTCAGTCAGGAACGACGTCAGTAGAGTctcagaagaagagaagataTCTAACTGTG GCTTCATATTCATTAACTGCACCTCAGACAATGAGACGCATTCACAGTGGGTGTTTGCAGCCAATAATACTCTCTgtgttgagacaacaacaactcccatgattaCAGAAACTTCTG GTGTGGAAACCTCCTGTGATGGCAGACAGGATGGAGCTCAGTGTTATGGAGCTTTGGGAGGAACTTTGGTCCTCCAGCTGATGGACAGCGCCTCAGAAATACATAGATACCAATGGTTTAAGAATGGATCAATGATACTCTATGGAAGAAAGACTTCCATTCTTACTAATACAATATCAATCAGGTCCTCATTTACTGTCAGTAATGGAACATTTAGGATCAACAACCTGAGCAGGAATGATGGAGGTGAATAtaaatttgaaatatttaattcaagGGGAAAGTTGTCAGAGCAGCGGACTCTACAGTTGATCATTCAAGGTAAATAA
- the LOC131981948 gene encoding uncharacterized protein LOC131981948 isoform X2 — protein sequence MRVSCSSEGGDSPQYSWTLDGRTLTDAELLPGNTETKSITLKQHVSGQLVCSVRNDVSRVSEEEKISNCGFIFINCTSDNETHSQWVFAANNTLCVETTTTPMITETSGVGSTCDGRQDGKQSIETTTPTTTTETDHSLLICGVRSAVVILILIGITVYYAWKKKKNKMAEGSAVRRRMLDQENSVVMVEVGSSSYENFNVVNTTS from the exons ATGAGGGTGTCCTGCTCCTCTGAGGGAGGGGACAGTCCTCAGTACAGCTGGACTCTGGATGGACGCACACTGACAGACGCTGAGCTCCTCCCAGGAAATACTGAGACTAAGAGCATCACTCTGAAACAACACGTCTCAGGACAACTGGTCTGCTCAGTCAGGAACGACGTCAGTAGAGTctcagaagaagagaagataTCTAACTGTG GCTTCATATTCATTAACTGCACCTCAGACAATGAGACGCATTCACAGTGGGTGTTTGCAGCCAATAATACTCTCTgtgttgagacaacaacaactcccatgattaCAGAAACTTCTG GTGTGGGATCCACCTGTGATGGCAGACAGGATGGAAAACAGAGTATTGAGACAACAACTCCTACCACAACGACAGAAACTG ATCACTCCCTGCTCATATGTGGTGTGCGATCAGCTGTGGTGATTCTTATATTAATCGGGATCACCGTCTATTACGcttggaagaaaaagaaaaacaagatggcCGAAGGCTCTGCCGTCCGTCGAAGGATGTTAGATCAAGAGAACTCTGTTGTGATGGTTGAAGTGGGAAGTTCCTCATATGAGAACTTTAACGTTGTGAACACAACGTCTTAA